The Elaeis guineensis isolate ETL-2024a chromosome 11, EG11, whole genome shotgun sequence genomic interval atttaggaCTTCTACTCATCAATATATCATCTACATCAATCGATGGACAACTGTACAAGAAATCATTGATCAAGATGGCTCCATACCTTTTCAAAAATTTAGTTTCATATGTTTTAAAGATTTACCGACTAAGAATTATAATGATCTCTATTTGACAGGTATGTCTATCAAACATAACACACTGAAAAACTTTTGAAATATAAATTACAATATAATTACatatttttattatgatgaactatctattttttagATGTCATTGGCCACATCATTTCTTTGGGCGCTCTTGAGCAAATATCTGTTAGACAAAAAATGGTGCATAATAAAATCTTGAAAATTCAGGGTTCAAAGTAATTTTGAATCTTGAAAATTCAGGGTTCAAAGTAATTTCTATCATTACTTTTTTCTTAATATTATGCAAATACCGTTGTTTGGTTACATGCCCTTTAATTTAGAGATCATATATTAATGCTGTACATGCAATGCATCCTATGTTTCATAGTACATAGATAGTATCAGTTACTTTATGGGCCAAATTTTCTAAAGAAatggatccaaaaaaataaaaataaaaaaagaaaggagtGCTTCTGTGGTCATCATTTATACAGCATAACCGTTAGAACTTACAAAGGTATTTAACATCCTTCTACTAAATTATTAAAACTGAAACTAGAAGCTGTATGCCCTGGttaaccatgatgacttgcactcatagaaaaaatatgctTTATCAACATATTCTGCTTCAAAATTTTACATGGACATTGGCATATCAGTAATCGATGATTATCGACAAAGGttagttcaaaaaaaaattatcataacatACTTGATCagcataagatttttttttagaattttaatatattttttaataaatatacagGTTAAAAGCTCCAATCGCTTCAATTGCATATGCAAACAATAATAGCTAACAATTGTTGATCCACGGCATGAGGCAATCACCAATAGAAAAATAATACAAGAATTGTTGCAGTCAAATCCACTTGAATGTTAGGTATATTCCAAgattttattatcaatttatatgattatataatataaaaaaatctaaatttattttttttagggcATGAAATTTACATGTAAAGAAAAATTGAAAGACATAGACACAGCCTATGCATGGTGGTATAAGTCATGCTATAATTGTACAGCCACTGTTAAAATTTATGGTGACAATTTTTGATGCAGCCAATGTGGGAAGAACGATCTATCTCTGGTACCATGGTATGATTAAAACAtctacaaaataattttgatttggcAATTTCAAACTTGATAAATTCCTTCCTTAGATAAATGTGATTATGCTATGACAATGTTAGGTATAAATTAAACACAATTATTAAGGACAATACTGGTGCAGCAAACTtcataatatttgaaaaaatggcTCAGCAATTGATTGGTATTCCAGCACTCAACCTTGCAACAGATCCAAGAATTGATAGTTTTTACTTCCAGCTGTTATTAAAAAGATTACCGTCAAGGATTATATCTTTCAAATAGCATTTGGTTCACAAAATCAATATGATAATAGCTTAAACTTTAAAGTTaccaaaatttttaaagaagatgaatctggatctgaaaattTAGAAGAAGGCTCTTCATCAACACGTCCATCACAATTGATGAAAGAATCAGTTTTTACAACCCCTGAAAAACAAATTGAGCACGATCTGTTTCATGGAAGTGGTCATTCGGAAAAATCTCCTAGCATAATTCTGTAGCATTATTTTGTTATACATTTTATAGCATATATTTCTCATATATTTACTAACATTATTACTATTCATTATGCAGGAGATCGTTGATCATGCTACCcttgaaaaaatcaaaattaaggtGATATAATTCTTTCTAAAAGTTCCATAcaataaataattatttgaaaataaattttcaagctggtggttcattttttttatcttttgttcAATTTTAGTGAAGAAACTTCAGCTGATGAAGATTGAAGCAATCTTTACTAAGGTGTTATTTGTACAAATAAAAATCCTTTGCGTAGCACGGGTCAAACGCTAGTATATATTTAATTGTTCATATACATTCTTTAATTTTGTCTAAAGTGGCTTGGTGCCAATCAGAAAAAACAAAGAAGGTATTCTGAATTACtacaatatatgaaaaaaaatgaaaaacatcAATATAAGCCATTGAAAATCCGCTGAACTTCCAATGGATGCATTTTCACTCAAATGGCTTAAATTATCCAATTTACCAAAACAAAAAAGTCTGCTGAAGTTAAGAACcacacataaaaaaaagaaaagaaaatgcaagaCAAGTTTGATTACAGAATTCTTACTGCATACCCAATAAACGAGATCATCATAAACGCAGATCCTTCCAATGCCTTGACAGGATTTTAATTATCAGTCATGATTATGGtcaacaaagaagaaaaagaagaacaagaggaagaagaaaggggTGCACCGCAAATTATTTCCATATTAAAATGTTTCTATTCCTAATATAAATAAAAACTCCCCCTCTGGCCTGAGCGCAAATATTTGAGGGCATGAGCTTGATATCACTTGGCACTATATATTTCAATCATCCTAATGAAATTCTGAGGATTAACATTTGACCACTAGTCATTCAGAATCTCACAATCAGCAGGAAACCAATTATTAGAAGTGCCTTTCTTATCATCAAGAATCATTGATATGTTTACAGAGTTAATAATTAATGCATACAATTTCCAATATTTGGCACCTGCACAGAAAACACGGTTGTGCTCTAGAAATTTACTTCTTTATCCACTGTCCAACGAACTCAAATGATTCTTTATATGGACGAGTTTTCCTCCTACCTCACCTAACAGCATCAAAGACATTCTTTCTTTGACTCATGTAACTGTCTAGCAGATCCATTACATTCATCCAGACTACTGGATGCCTTTTgcttcttcctttcttcacttctgATGCATGCATTCATGTGTTTAATATCTTGTGGTCAGGCCCAGGTGAAGGCATTACTCTCGGATGCAAAGAGGGTAATTCTTGAAACAGCAAAAGAATCCACTGTAAGGAGCTGGGGAGACCTTGAAAAGCCACCATTAATTCACATTCACCTGAAGTATACTTATATTTGGATCCAGTTCATGTAACATGGAAGCCTTTCCTCTTTTATGTTGTTCTTCCTTTTGTATTCCCTATGAAATAAAgatattttcttttttgtttaaGCCAAGCTGAATGGGAATGGGATTATTGGTTAATTAAGTGTCTGTATTCCAGCCACCAGGGGTGGCTCAGCACATATAGAGGCCTAAAGCTAAATACTAAAATGAGGCTTtcttttttctaatgaaatttatataaattttttactagAATCTTATTTTTCTAGCTTTTTGAGATGcaaaattcttaattaaatttttgcaATCAAGTTCTTCTAGCATttctttttcaattgataatataggtaattcatttaatcttttttgagatattgttgatcttaaataaaattttattaattttaattttgaaaaacttcttttCTACCAAAGCAATACTTACTGGAATTGTTAAACTTATTCTAAAAGCAATATATGCATTTAAAAAAGAGTCGAGTCTTCTTATATGATTATGTCGATTGGACTGTTATCTTccacttatataattttttttaaaatttttagctctaaaataaatctaaaccatcaatatgagagtagttattatattttaagaaatatTCCAGATTAAGGCAATGTTCTTTCAAACTATCATTATCTAGTGACttcaattttttatcgctaaatagaaaatcaaaaatattttatatatcttAAAATATCCAAATCTACTTTAGAGTAAAAAATTGCTTGATCTACgatatataagaaataatcaattctaaatgtttcttcaaaagattttattatttcattgtcaacattctcatcaaattatttctttctatgaaggatatatttatcatgaaatttaggttatatttttatttcagatgtaatttctttagaaaaaattatagcagatgcaaatccatcttctctatatttttcaaaaaaaaataaaactttttaattGTTCTATGGCAACATCAATATGTATATCTTTTGATTGTAAATTTTTGCTAACCGGGTTAACAGCAAACaatatatcataccaaatagtcatgccaaataaaaactcaaaattttcaagctcatatgTTGCTAAGTAATTAAGTTCACTTTTAGTTTTAGGATCTTCACTAACTTCTGCTAATTTTAATAAAGCATCTCTTATTTAtagatcttaaaatcttattGCTTTAACACTTTCAATATGACTTTTTTAACATATttgtgataataattaagagttaGACTGGATATatcatcttataaaattttttattatttagtagaagaagaaaatagtaaatatatacgttgtaccactccaaaaaatgatatagttttaGTACAAGAATTAACCATATCATGAAGTACTAAATTTAGATTATGACAACTACGTGGTGTATAAAAGGATCTAAGATTTATCTAAAAGTATTTTTTACAATTTTTGCTATTTTCCcttcatattagatccattatcatatccctatcctcttaaattattaatatcaagtctaatatattttatttcatccacaATGGCATCAAAAAGATCTTTTTCAATTGTATCATCTATttttaagaattcaaaaaaatattttataattttgattgaacttgataaaataTCCACACATCATAATATAAAAGACATTTGCACTTGATGACTTGCATTTAGAGTGCAACCaagtattattgaaaaatattttgcttctataatttttttaataattttatttttaatttcactTGCTAACAAATTTATTGATTCATTTTGTATATTATGTCCAAGGTAATGAGAATGAATTTTATTGTCTTTAATGCGTCGAATATTTTCTTGCATCATCGAATCAAATTTTGCAAtcattttaattagattttaaaaaaaatttattaattttttaatagatCTTTTCATTTTTACCATAGAAAGCCAAATTATGTTTATCAAGAGTTTTTACTACAGCAAGAATTCTTGATAATACTTTTTTTCAATGTTCTTCATCTCTATTTATTTGTTGttgaatacttttatcaattattttattttttaacaatcTCATTTCTAAATCAATTTATGAACTTATATTAATAATATGCTCATTACTCATCTCATGACTCTTAAGCTTAGCACTAAAGTTTCTCTAATCTTTAATGTTAATATTAGCTAGTTTACTTGCACTGAAAGCAAAATTAGAtaatttgcaacaaaaaaaaaatactctaTCCAAATCTTTTAAATAAACCAGCCATCTTCTTTCATGCTTCTCCCCGTTTACCCACTTTTGAATATAATATGTAgtagaaaaatatcttgagaaTTCATCTTTAGGAAAATCTATATCATTAACTCTAATTGAAATTTTTtctactaataaatctctcaaatttatatcaatatttatccattgacttggatcataaatatttttaaaaatttacattAACAAATTGGTTCTCTTCACCATGAGTTTGAGGATTATTTTGAATCTCTTTGTTGACTTCTTCTTGTTCTAGTATTTCATCATCTAACTCTAAAAGATTATTAACTTGTTCATTTAAGGAACAGTCaccaatattttttgatttattatttttattgcatataaaaaatttatcaagagcACCTTTTTGAGATTGCATTAAGCTTtcaattcttctctttttttgaagctttgaataatcatattcatatttttgagttgacatatttaaattcttattatgaatTACCCAAAAAATTTAGCTATTAcaattatcttatattttttaaataggtaatacaagatcaacaatcaaaatttctaattcaatgaatcaactattaaataaaataaaaataatataataatataatataaactccaaattaaaaataaaaaatctacaaaggTTAGAATAATAGTACCTGATTGTTGAATGTTGATTGCAAATGAGATGAATAATCAACTAATTATCTTATGCAGGAGTGCAGAGAATGTGAGTTAGAGTCTTGAAAAGTTCTACTAAGGAGAAGAGTAAAGACAATAAGGAAAGAAGAATTAAGAAATGAATATTATAAATTGAAAAAAGACTTGGTTTTATAGGAAAAAAATATAACCATTGTGCTCAATAAAAATATATACCCGTTGATTGATTGGGAATTGGAGAAACAATTTTATGGTTCAGCATTAATAGGGATTATGGGAAGTGAGAGAAAATAGAGATTTACTAGGCATTTAATTAGAGAAGTGAGAGAATATGTGGACATTTTACTAGGCACTTAATTAGGAAAGTAAGAGAATATATGGGGCCTATGAAATAGTGGGGGCCTAAAGCAAGGGCTTTGCTAGCCTTACCCTTCAGCTGGTCCTGCCGGTCACCTATCCTGTCCTGTTTCTACCAGCAAACATGTTAATTCTCATGTTTTCTTTATAAATGTAACGGCCTGCTCGCAAGCATGTCTCCCTGTGGGAAACATGATTCTTAAGGTCGGCAGGTGCATATTGTGCTAGATTGACCGTCTGGGTCAATAAAATATATACTCGAGTATAAATTAATTATTGTGACATCTCAATCAGGATAGCATTACAATTTCCAATAATAAAAGCATGAAAGGATCTATCTGTTGGTTGATATGAATTTACCGCATGAAGAACTTCTGTACAACATATAAACAAGAGAAACCAAGGTTTGCTAACTCTCTTGAACCAAAAAAAGGAGATATTACTGCATTACATAATGGttatttttgagaaaatatttatTCCCTATCATACCTTGACGTGGATTAGGTGACATAACTTGATCATGTCGAAAGGTTGGGAGTTTGGTCGTGCCTCAATAGTGGATAGCTGTTGAGATACATTTCGCATGGTCGGACGAAAATATGGCTTGCTATCCATGCACTGAAATGCTGTCATGACTACTCCAACTAACTCATTTCCAACTTGAGTTGTAGGAGGTGATGGTCGTGGGTCTAATATATCTTTCAAATAAATGTTTTCACCAACTGGAGAAGACAATATAGAGATAAGTTTTTCTGGATGCTTTCCCATTACAATCTCAAGTGCAATTACATCAAAACTATATACATCACATTTCTCAGTAACCTTCATTGTGTATGCAAGCTCTgtcacaaacaaaaaaaaaaaaatgtaatcaaatttttactgtCAACCACTTCTAGTAGACCAAATTTCATCAATTTAATTAACTCAACAGTCCACTTGTAACTGCAACAAAAGGTatctgatttaatataaaaagtcCAGAGCATTCTCAATTGTATCTGTCCCTCACCAAAGCAAGTCAGCATATAATCAATAGTTTACTATGTATTACATAATATAGAAGAAATTATAGCTCTGAAAATATTAAAAGTTGAACAAACATATCTTCTCATCAACTTGGTTGCATGAATGTCTTGGAGAATAATGTAATTAGCTAATCCCGAAAAGAACAAGAAAGAAACAATAACTCTTGTTGAAGGAAAAAAATTGCATTTCTTTGATGAGCATAGAAGTGTCTAATGCATGGCTGATAGTTACTATAATTATAGCTATGTtaacctttcttttttttcaggAGCTAGAATTAAATATGTTTATATCCTTTTGAGAAAGCTGAAAAACATTCATATGGGAAGAGAGAATTTTTATATTATCTCACAGTGCATAATATAGAGATAAACCTAAAGATGCTTTTTTAACATATCTTGAAcagtttaataaaaaatataaacaaaTTTTTTAAGCATTGTTCTTACATTACAAAAATGGAATTGCAACATACCTGGTGCCAAATATCCTGGTGTGCCTGTAAGCATACTCCAATTAGATGAATCGGGCTTTAAAACTCTAACAACACCAAAGTCTGAAATACAAGCCGTATATTCTGAATCTAGTAGAATATTATTACTTGTTATGTCTCGGTGTACTAATGGTGGAGCGCAATCATGGTGCATGTATGATAAAGCATAAGCAATATGTTTTACGGCATCCACCCTCTTAAACCAATCAAATTCAATGGCACTTTCACTTCGGAGAAGATCTGCCAAACTTCCTCTCTCCATATATTCATAAACAAGAAACTTATGTTGAGTACTGGAGCAAAAACCATAAAGCTTCACAATATTTCGATGTCGGATCTCGGTCAATGCATGTATTTCATTCCAAAAAGTTTGCTTGCTTAGTGTATTTTCAACTTCTAGTGGATGAAATTTCTTCACAGCTATCAACTTGCCACTTGGCAATAGTGCTTTGTAAACACTAGAATATGCTCCAGTGCCAATGCAGTACTTATCATCAAAATCCTCCGTTACTTCAATGATGCTTTTGTATGTGTCTTCTCCATCAAAGTTCCAGATGGAGAGTTCACCTTCTTCAAGCTTTTGACTGGTATCATGAGCAATATATTTCTTCCTTCTCAAAATTAACAAAGCAAATACAACAGATAGAAATAAGAGAAATAAGGTTCCCAGACTAGGAATGATAGTTAACAAGAGAAGTTTGTGGTGCTTAGTTGAATCATCTTTGCTTGTTGTAAATGAGCCACATGAAGCCAAACCTTTCACTACACGACACAAGCCTTTATTGTGGATGAACCACTCCACTGGAGCATTTTGAAAAATTCTGCTATTAGGCAGTGGACCTTCTAATTCATTGTATGATAAATCTATAGATGACAAGCTTATCATATCACTCAAAGAAGGTGGGACATGACCGGTCAGCTCATTGTGTGATAGATTCAGATCTTGTAGCTTATCCAATTTGCCAAATTGTGATGGTATGTTGCCAGTAAATGAGTTGTGGCTTAGATCTAGGAAGTCATCTAGGTTTTCCAGATTTCCAATTTGAAAGGGAATGCTTCCATTTAAATTATTGTTTCCAAGCTTCAGCAAGCGAAGTTTAATGCAGTTACTTAATTGTTCCGGTACCCTTCCTCTTAGTCGATTTGCTGACAAATCAAGAGTCTCCAAATTAGATAGTTCACCAAATTCTGGATATATCTCTCCAACAAGTTGGATGTTGCTCAAATTCAAGTTAAATAGATTAGTTAACTTGCTCAAATCCttcggaatgcctcctgatagaTAGTTTGAGGAAAGGTCAAGTTC includes:
- the LOC105053674 gene encoding uncharacterized protein; translated protein: MESVSSPKFLSTLPLFLILSFLLALASASLASQGRALLQWKASLQSQGSLESWNLNASPCNWTGITCDVTRQGRRVIIEMNLANVSLAGTLNSLNFSLLSSLTSLNLTFNKLHGSIPPTITALSKLTSLDLCTNNFTGIIPLQISSLTKLNSLNLSENQISGSIPPWLSNMTKLNFLWIYQNNLSGTIPEELGRLRNLLELRISINQLTGSIPPTLGNLTQLQVLACWNNEISGSIPPELGNLVNLVILRMAKNNLTGSIPLRLGNLTSLNEFKLWGNHLSGSIPLEIGHLVELTELSLSQNSLTGSIPTSLGNLTKLETLHLFENQISGSIPYELGNLRKLNQLVLYSNQISGSVPPSFGTLTNLTDLRLFNNRLSGSLPQEFNNITNLTFLELTNNSFSGHLPHDICKGGVLTHLALNNNYFEGPIPKSLKKCTSLIRVRLEQNQLFGDISENLGVYPHLRYIDLSFNRLFGKLSSNWGGCHNLSLLRISNNNVTGIIPPGLRMLTQLEELDLSSNYLSGGIPKDLSKLTNLFNLNLSNIQLVGEIYPEFGELSNLETLDLSANRLRGRVPEQLSNCIKLRLLKLGNNNLNGSIPFQIGNLENLDDFLDLSHNSFTGNIPSQFGKLDKLQDLNLSHNELTGHVPPSLSDMISLSSIDLSYNELEGPLPNSRIFQNAPVEWFIHNKGLCRVVKGLASCGSFTTSKDDSTKHHKLLLLTIIPSLGTLFLLFLSVVFALLILRRKKYIAHDTSQKLEEGELSIWNFDGEDTYKSIIEVTEDFDDKYCIGTGAYSSVYKALLPSGKLIAVKKFHPLEVENTLSKQTFWNEIHALTEIRHRNIVKLYGFCSSTQHKFLVYEYMERGSLADLLRSESAIEFDWFKRVDAVKHIAYALSYMHHDCAPPLVHRDITSNNILLDSEYTACISDFGVVRVLKPDSSNWSMLTGTPGYLAPELAYTMKVTEKCDVYSFDVIALEIVMGKHPEKLISILSSPVGENIYLKDILDPRPSPPTTQVGNELVGVVMTAFQCMDSKPYFRPTMRNVSQQLSTIEARPNSQPFDMIKLCHLIHVKV